A stretch of the Theileria equi strain WA chromosome 1, complete sequence genome encodes the following:
- a CDS encoding hypothetical protein (encoded by transcript BEWA_034510A), producing MSHDHDSDGPGSGNSESLSHGLQQNAIYWETGHRTYLPFWANLLKKFSPKIIDDRLRISLGEASPVSYEPFVFYGNSAYFRSYYGDPDVSVVYPLKKPTNFCFLPTGRLSLSELEHKLKVHGDSKVSDKEKVLKNLFGTA from the exons ATGAGTCATGATCATGATTCTGATGGCCCTGGTTCAGGAAATTCTGAATCGCTATCTCATGGGTTGCAACAAAATGCAATATACTGGGAAACTGGACATAGAACGTACCTACCATTCTGGGCAAACTTATTAAAAAAGTTTAGCCCGAAAATAATCGACGACAGG CTTCGTATATCCTTAGGAGAGGCAAGCCCCGTTTCCTACGAACCATTTGTATTCTATGGAAACTCAGCTTACTTTAGAAGTTATTACGGTGATCCTGATGTCAGCGTTGTATATCCACTGAAAAAACCgacaaatttttgttttttgcCTACCGGCAGATTGAGTTTAAGTGAACTAGAGCATAAACTAAAGGTTCATGGAGATTCTAAGGTCTCAGATAAGGAGAAAGTGCTTAAAAACCTTTTTGGCACAGCGTAA
- a CDS encoding signal peptide-containing protein (encoded by transcript BEWA_034520A) — MEFIDKSKGKMYLLLVWTLVLVSGVHGFSFYGSDVRVMLCLRSDSHKNNFIRRGSKRIYSVFNQESESEALFTEEEIQQLNDYFKDLKDGVYGHEMKKQFEDLEKSEANRHLTQETDDIDPKAKIKELMNEENKELDERLSKIFNIANLPVSNEELSWDDMEEIAKKEQKGIQIEEVQSLVKSIYRKKGLLTEPLKICKFDGLTLKWTQNLKSIDIWFSVDPSLTKDDFGVNILPSKITILRQGEIILQKELNGKIDCDGSFWTMHNNPSSTLNYINISLAKRKPKYANIWEDLFVKSKS, encoded by the coding sequence ATGGAATTTATAGATAAATCAAAAGGAAAAATGTATTTACTATTAGTTTGGACACTAGTTTTGGTTAGTGGAGTACATGGGTTTAGTTTTTATGGCTCTGACGTTCGCGTAATGCTATGTTTGCGATCTGACTCTCACaaaaataattttattCGTCGTGGAAGTAAACGTATTTACTCAGTCTTCAACCAGGAATCGGAGAGTGAGGCATTATTCACCGAAGAAGAAATCCAGCAACTAAATGACTATTTTAAGGATTTGAAGGATGGTGTTTATGGTCATGAAATGAAAAAACAATTTGAGGATCTTGAAAAAAGTGAAGCTAATCGCCATTTAACGCAAGAAACGGATGACATTGATCCAAAAGCCAAAATCAAGGAACTTATGAACGAAGAAAACAAAGAATTGGATGAGAGACTAagtaaaattttcaatataGCTAATTTGCCCGTCAGTAATGAAGAGCTCAGCTGGGATGATATGGAAGAGATTGCCAAAAAAGAACAGAAAGGGATACAGATTGAAGAGGTGCAATCTTTAGTGAAATCtatttatcgcaaaaagGGTCTTCTGACAGAACCACttaaaatttgcaaatttgaTGGGCTAACATTAAAGTGGACCCAAAACCTAAAAAGTATAGATATATGGTTCTCAGTTGACCCTTCATTAACCAAGGATGATTTTGGGGTAAACATATTGCCATCTAAGATTACGATTTTAAGACAAGGAGAAATCATCTTACAGAAGGAACTTAATGGAAAGATAGATTGTGACGGTTCTTTTTGGACAATGCACAATAATCCTTCATCCACTCTCAATTATATTAACATAAGCCTCGCCAAACGCAAACCTAAATATGCCAACATTTGGGAAGACTTATTTGTCAAGTCGAAAAGTTAG
- a CDS encoding hypothetical protein (encoded by transcript BEWA_034530A): MLPSVLGWGGITSDESDDDYDDNSSKKDWYVSPPLTFFTSICRFFKS, from the exons ATGTTGCCTAGTGTTTTGGGTTG GGGAGGTATCACTTCTGACGAAAGTGACGATGATTATGATGACAACTCCTCTAAAAAGGATTGGTATGTTTCCCCTCCTCTAAcattctttacatctaTTTGCAGATTCTTCAAGTCTTAA
- a CDS encoding cysteine desulfurylase, putative (encoded by transcript BEWA_034540A): MSLSHWSVGFLKTFRRHVSTLSIELEGRFSTQCGKSEFHRIYLDNQATTCIDPRVLDSMMPYLTHAFGNPHSRTHSFGWEAEEAVNNARVSIADLLNCEPKNIIFTSGATESNNLAIKGSKSFYGRLKESPGKPKRNHIITSQIEHKCVLQCCRQLENEGYEVTYLKPNKFGIISPEDIEKNIRPETFLCSIIHVNNEIGVIQDIGTIGNICKEHKVLFHTDAAQSFGKLPIDLKSLNVDLLSLSGHKIYGPKGVGGLYVRTKPRVRLQPILDGGGQERGLRSGTLPTALVVGIGTAAKIAKVEMERDNNHAKKLFNKLVEGFKSIQHVTINGSILPHERYFCNLNVSFEFIEGESLLMSLSNIAVSSGSACTSSSLEPSYVLRSLDVSEELAHTSIRFGLGRFTLESEVDHVIDVVQKAVKKLRDLSPLYEMYIEKDGKSEMLWT, translated from the exons ATGTCGCTTAGTCACTGGTCGGTGGGttttttaaaaacattCCGACGCCATGTATCGACATTGTCTATCGAACTTGAAGGCCGTTTTAGTACGCAATGTGGCAAATCAGAATTTCATCGCATATATTTGGATAATCAAGCCACAACATGTATAGACCCAAGAGTACTGGACAGCATGATGCCGTATCTAACACATGCCTTTGGCAATCCACATTCTAGAACACACTCATTTGGATGGGAAGCTGAAGAGGCAGTGAATAATGCAAGAGTAAGCATAGCTGATTTACTGAACTGCGAACCTAAGAATATAATATTCACATCCGGTGCTACTGAAAGCAACAATTTGGCTATTAAGGGTTCTAAATCCTTTTATGGGCGATTAAAGGAATCTCCGGGGAAACCTAAACGTAACCACATAATTACATCGCAAATTGAGCATAAATGTGTACTGCAATGCTGTAGGCAGTTGGAGAATGAAGGATACGAGGTAACTTATTTGAAACCTAACAAGTTTGGAATAATTTCTCCGGAAGATATAGAGAAAAATATTAGGCCTGAAACGTTCCTTTGCAGTATAATCCATGTTAATAACGAAATAGGAGTCATACAGGACATTGGAACTATAGGTAACATTTGTAAAGAACACAAAGTTTTATTTCATACTGATGCTGCTCAAAGTTTTGGAAAACTTCCAATTGATCTGAAATCTCTGAATGTTGATTTGTTGTCGTTATCTGGACACAAAATTTATGGTCCAAAGGGGGTTGGTGGATTGTATGTTAGAACTAAACCCAGGGTTCGATTACAACCAATTCTCGATGGAGGTGGTCAAGAACGTGGATTAAGATCCGGCACTCTTCCAACAGCTCTTGTAGTAGGTATTGGTACCGCTGCAAAAATAGCGAAAGTTGAAATGGAGCGTGATAATAATCATGCCAAGAAGTTATTCAACAAACTTGTGGAGGGGTTTAAAAGCATTCAACATGTTACTATAAACGGATCTATATTACCACATGAACGTTACTTTTGCAATTTAAATGTCTCTTTTGAGTTTATAGAAGGTGAATCGTTGCTAATGTCACTTTCAAACATCGCAGTGAGCTCAG GATCAGCGTGCACATCGTCTAGTTTGGAGCCAAGTTATGTTTTAAGAAGTTTGGATGTAAGTGAGGAGCTTGCACATACATCTATAAGATTTGGCTTGGGGAGGTTTACTCTGGAATCTGAGGTGGATCATGTAATTGATGTGGTCCAAAAGGCGGTGAAAAAGCTAAGGGATCTAAGTCCGCTCTATGAAATGTATATTGAGAAAGATGGAAAAAGTGAGATGTTGTGGACCTGA
- a CDS encoding hypothetical protein (encoded by transcript BEWA_034550A) encodes MVNANRCLFRCIGCKTKATEESEFININESPRHTKVIHINDLIVSKPQLVADTPKSLYFTRPSAERQSSSLGSVKEPIAIPIRYGWPSDLSFEQVSTLRKKDDEIHDKEFVYS; translated from the exons ATGGTGAACGCGAACAGATGTCTATTCCGATGCATAGGTTGTAAAACCAAAGCTacagaagaatctgaatTCATAAATATCAACGAATCGCCACGTCATACAAAAGTCATACACATAAACGATCTTATCGTTTCTAAGCCTCAATTAGTGGCAGATACGCCTAAGTCTCTTTATTTTACAA GACCGTCGGCTGAGCGCCAAAGCAGTTCTCTGGGTTCAGTTAAAGAGCCCATTGCAATTCCAATCAGATACGGATGGCCATCAGATTTGAGTTTTGAACAAGTATCAACTCTAAGAAAAAAAGACGATGAGATCCACGATAAAGAGTTTGTTTATAGTTAA
- a CDS encoding hypothetical protein (encoded by transcript BEWA_034560A) has protein sequence MSEIFLHRGEKIIVPLSNISGLLEDNKLGKDMTLSRSIALAENIYQSERRQLERSLHEDALYSGELLQNKPIFEKIMSRDKHSFSLDKSTKSAVTRSEEDEKSTISQLDHICNAGIECDDDADSLTSRMWSIFVNASRAFNGYGHQISFHERSGIAYKHSDDWINYQGKEENYVVTPREALEIVEGAIQRLNQNNW, from the exons ATGTCGGAAATATTCTTACACAGGGGAGAAAAAATCATTGTGCCGCTGTCAAATATTTCAGGGCTTCTAGAGGATAACAAACTGGGCAAGGATATGACCCTGTCACGTTCAATCGCACTGGCTGAAAATATTTACCAGAGTGAAAGAAGACAACTGGAAAGATCATTACATGAAGATGCTCTTTACAGTGGGGAACTGCTACAAAATAAACCCATCTTTGAGAAGATAATGAGCAGAGATAAGCATTCTTTCTCACTAGATAAGTCGACAAAAAGTGCAGTCACGAGATCAGAAGAAGACGAAAAAAGCACAATAAGCCAACTAGACCACATTTGTAACGCGGGTATTGAGTGTGATGATGATGCGGACTCTCTGACTAGCCGAATGTGGAGTATATTTGTCAACGCATCAAGAGCTTTCAACGGATACGGACATCAGATTTCTTTTCATGAAAGGAGTGGTATAGCTTACAAACATTCAGATGACTGGATAAACTATCAAG gaaaggaagagaatTACGTAGTCACACCTAGAGAAGCCCTTGAAATTGTTGAAGGCGCAATTCAAAGGTTGAATCAAAATAATTGGTAG
- a CDS encoding hypothetical protein (encoded by transcript BEWA_034570A), whose protein sequence is MSSPGGDIDVLENEVQTISHEPTSYNDSNVYLRTVKRESDIPTEELADACGSEEMRYLKSKLLECSESLAARGRFMYCSMDGLETSTCDDETQTRGSTMISSNSIGDAVANTNVVQKFGEDFYPESVIPTQYTWFQEDGLVCRYVYDFVIYNSRGERFTPLDYIGRFGSDLIMFAKVRHVGVVHTIFDLIETSHPIMEQYQAKRKTYLEQSDEFLKVPRKQRLFPIRINIVDWFMDVGGKETDIPYLWAISENDVYYRLDRASGRYLNAFTSSRILFDITSRLVKTMQTEEDASFKDAVSLIFSGSDKLATAKPTTSDDKVTTDKDVNGTEFEKNTWGASVHVEGSELADLDRNLDIIFTECRWYDAFFRTEKGGLFMNELLQRLKDQLPFHYFDKKLMTMDYRTKNSLAKEFESHFKVEPLPEIKQKPAPKVGSRTPRQPKSRKQAQFDIDEYNSQHSRTEIKSKVSGRIIRCGKLLAESTIPAPQPRKQQPQTDVQKTEEYRRAVEIEAKCDGFLLPLDFDCSGYNTSSEPSDDGSTTTTLVLANDVDVPLTSTRYYPRDLPLRSLKFYSTDDIIELCDLSRQFSASPYDSLPLLPKLSLELLESSLIYTSSLDPYAPPEPSSFEFTRPLCICSNPRYELILNDKPVNKSDQNYEDGLQWLYHLNDDLVDENDLEYIEDLENGVVDKFLVLLLKSLGNVVHKSGFEAFIQELRNSDELTDKKKELQERDLQIAITDAELVKDFINNHGGCMYRGRFKKFTNDPEFVLPYINSLRWNKRFKKLLRVVSVSANYRFSTISHFQTMDTFTVSVSVRPGNCPLEILYPNDDSFSFKTIYPENVFEVLPTFKKTVNVWRRENKILKHVEQNCLESLNNRLAKEGLNAFFADKVQFQDEYVPVLGFGYRESESPYQADWILNPDMLTDYTWPFLLRSYLFYALYSCKYNFCYKLNSSVWGDPSASELKFTKTDDETRENGLEDSLRNDDENINSSVLNNSDDEDEADDVEDGDEGDDEEEEKTERSTRRGWGINRYCPYYDFSLEWYPDSERMKRIFQGRVSEESVKTIFNKLRSLSYYELDVRERLSLLVWLGEILAYGPTGRAFIDSRNEDFFQLRSQISKNETFASTENSGSDLKKPVKRQRGIGREIAELEERYLQKGTFLGWDRFYNSYYYLGSDFGPRIFVQTLPNTKFNQTRCAQRAKTLRLPSFGSEQFSFDLNEFALKFSQDRLFPTEARPKRGRVKKVKTETQEETEVQPAVDLPSIATEVAADATEGVKTSEEKVQGNLVQTVIKRKRVTKRRTKMLKPRLRRSREVFDRQPTSFNSVSEYFHYLRTIPPRLTWCVIDDIKQLKRFIPRMSQFTTNERNLQVKLQYVESEFSRVKYEQYIYKAPSPHGELLLSLTRGVYRYYKNFFSKITLSHFQSFESNLSEGYSSGLKINSFVNSTIKKITKLLCGDTHKCKSALMLLLEILLLFDHTMKVFLNHEYWNIHRIEWKKEIELVYGSLASYKGKEDGSACLCSAKPNDDVIHNMTLNRDTIILGKLLYRAAEKVGLLFRYFEVFSGDLSIPIKYLLPMNTINFDGVVSEHKIFNFISDANYGKTLVYFPAGALEAHNKLKDFLSNYTKFENTQDILYLTDRMKSFIDLAPAETLEVKIKFMKIFKVTQTISPSQVAVDDSKMDTNVDDKTNENIDENASNDPSESTGENNTEIPENNENVEQTPNPNGTDVSTSEGMDKTKEMEPEPVQNIENAEYDQIDYWFIEVICESIPYDAEDDTECTSQEELDEGDGTLIPNLRKICRNLSRLEKTRATRKTTEEAVFVPRGSGASPSKTFAILVPILNIVKTSIVIDPKIEEFLVPHTLVNKSLQHIWRQPMRCKQQATQQNGTIRRANYASADIWRCLAIEWHDNRKEQQLHNLWDITS, encoded by the coding sequence ATGAGTTCTCCTGGCGGAGATATAGATGTCCTTGAAAATGAAGTCCAAACTATTTCTCATGAGCCCACATCCTACAACGATTCCAATGTCTACCTTAGGACCGTAAAGCGTGAATCAGATATACCTACGGAAGAATTGGCAGATGCCTGTGGCAGCGAAGAAATGAGATATCTAAAATCAAAGCTCTTAGAGTGTTCCGAGTCTCTTGCTGCAAGAGGAAGATTCATGTACTGTTCCATGGATGGCTTAGAAACGAGTACTTGTGACGATGAAACACAAACTAGAGGATCAACTATGATTTCGAGCAATTCTATCGGAGATGCAGTAGCTAACACAAATGTAGTACAAAAGTTTGGTGAAGATTTTTATCCCGAATCTGTAATACCTACACAGTATACTTGGTTCCAAGAGGATGGTTTGGTGTGCAGATATGTCTATGATTTTGTAATATACAATTCTCGTGGCGAACGTTTTACACCATTGGACTACATTGGTCGTTTCGGATCTGATTTGATAATGTTCGCAAAAGTTCGCCATGTAGGAGTTGTCCACACTATATTTGATTTGATTGAAACATCACATCCTATAATGGAACAGTATCAGGCTAAACGTAAGACATACCTAGAGCAAAGTGATGAATTTCTAAAGGTTCCCAGAAAGCAAAGATTGTTTCCCATCCGTATTAACATTGTGGACTGGTTTATGGATGTCGGAGGTAAGGAAACTGATATTCCATATCTATGGGCGATTTCTGAGAATGACGTATACTACAGATTGGATAGGGCATCTGGTAGATACCTTAACGCCTTTACATCTTCCCGCATTTTGTTTGATATAACATCTAGATTAGTGAAGACAATGCAGACTGAGGAGGATGCATCCTTCAAAGATGCTGTTTCTTTGATTTTCTCTGGTTCAGACAAATTGGCAACTGCTAAACCTACAACTTCAGATGACAAGGTTACAACTGATAAAGATGTCAATGGTACAGAATTTGAAAAAAATACATGGGGAGCATCTGTTCATGTTGAGGGATCAGAACTTGCTGATCTTGATCGTAACTTGGATATAATATTCACGGAATGTCGTTGGTATGATGCATTCTTTCGTACAGAAAAGGGAGGATTGTTCATGAATGAACTACTCCAGCGCCTTAAGGATCAATTGCCATTTCACtattttgataaaaaatTAATGACTATGGATTACCGTACAAAAAACTCATTAGCAAAGGAATTTGAATCGCATTTTAAAGTTGAACCTCTGCCAGAAATCAAACAGAAACCTGCACCAAAAGTTGGAAGTAGGACTCCAAGGCAGCCTAAATCAAGGAAGCAAGCCCAATTTGATATTGATGAATATAATTCTCAGCATTCACGCACAGAAATAAAAAGCAAAGTATCCGGAAGAATTATTCGTTGTGGTAAATTATTGGCTGAATCTACAATACCAGCTCCACAACCACGCAAACAACAGCCACAAACCGACGTACAAAAAACAGAAGAATACCGCAGAGCCGTTGAAATTGAAGCAAAGTGTGATGGATTTTTATTACCACTGGACTTTGATTGCTCGGGTTATAATACTTCCAGTGAACCTTCCGATGATGGTTCAACTACAACAACCCTTGTTTTGGCTAATGACGTTGATGTTCCTCTAACAAGCACTAGATACTATCCTAGGGATCTCCCATTGAGATCCCTGAAGTTTTATAGTACAGATGATATCATTGAACTTTGCGATCTTTCTAGGCAATTTTCTGCAAGTCCATATGATTCTCTCCCATTGCTTCCTAAACTTAGCTTGGAGCTTCTGGAATCATCTCTGATATACACTAGCAGTTTAGATCCGTATGCACCCCCGGAACCTTCATCATTTGAATTCACAAGGCCACTTTGTATATGCTCTAATCCGAGGTATGAATtgattttaaatgataaacCGGTTAACAAGTCGGATCAGAATTACGAAGATGGTCTCCAGTGGTTGTATCATCTCAACGATGATCTGgtagatgaaaatgatcTGGAGTATATTGAAGATTTGGAGAATGGTGTTGTAGATAAGTTTTTGGTTTTATTACTAAAGTCGCTTGGTAATGTAGTTCATAAGAGTGGATTTGAGGCATTCATACAAGAGCTACGTAATAGCGATGAGCTGACTGACAAAAAGAAAGAACTACAGGAAAGGGACCTACAAATTGCCATAACAGACGCAGAACTAGTCAaagattttataaataatcATGGAGGTTGTATGTATCGTGgtagatttaaaaaatttacCAATGATCCGGAGTTTGTGTTACCGTATATAAATTCTCTACGATGGAACAAAAGGTTCAAAAAACTTTTGAGAGTTGTTTCTGTTTCTGCAAATTATAGGTTTAGCACGATAAGTCATTTCCAAACAATGGATACATTTACAGTCTCTGTTTCTGTCAGACCTGGAAATTGCCCTTTGGAAATATTATATCCTAATGACGACTCATTCTCGTTCAAAACTATTTATCCAGAAAATGTATTTGAGGTTCTTCCAACATTTAAGAAAACAGTAAATGTTTGGAGAAGggaaaataaaatattaaagCATGTAGAGCAGAATTGTCTTGAGTCATTAAATAATCGCTTGGCTAAGGAGGGGTTGAACGCGTTTTTTGCTGACAAAGTTCAATTTCAAGACGAATATGTACCTGTACTTGGTTTTGGCTATCGTGAATCAGAATCTCCCTATCAAGCTGACTGGATTTTAAATCCAGATATGCTTACAGACTATACTTGGCCGTTTTTGCTTCGTTCATACCTATTTTACGCCCTTTATAGTTGTAAATACAACTTTTGTTACAAGCTAAATTCGTCTGTCTGGGGTGATCCGAGTGCTAGTGAACTTAAATTCACAAAAACTGATGATGAAACAAGAGAAAATGGGCTTGAAGATTCTTTAAGGAACGATGATGAGAATATTAATAGTTCAGTATTAAATAATAGTGATGACGAGGACGAAGCCGATGATGTAGAAGACGGAGATGAAGGTGATGAcgaggaagaagaaaaaacCGAGAGAAGCACAAGGAGAGGTTGGGGAATTAACCGTTATTGTCCTTACTATGATTTTTCTTTAGAGTGGTATCCGGATTCggagagaatgaagaggatCTTTCAGGGTAGAGTATCGGAGGAATCTGTAAAAACGATCTTTAATAAGCTCCGCTCTTTATCGTACTATGAGCTGGATGTACGTGAGAGGCTATCTTTGTTAGTTTGGCTTGGTGAAATTTTAGCCTATGGACCAACTGGAAGAGCCTTTATTGATTCAAGGAATGAGGATTTCTTCCAACTTAGAAGccaaatttccaaaaatgagACTTTTGCTTCCACCGAAAATTCTGGGTCAGACTTAAAAAAACCTGTGAAACGTCAAAGAGGTATTGGGCGTGAGATAGCAGAATTAGAGGAAAGATATTTGCAAAAGGGTACATTCCTTGGATGGGATAGATTCTACAATAGTTATTACTATCTCGGTTCTGATTTTGGTCCAAGAATTTTCGTACAGACACTCCCAAATACCAAGTTCAATCAAACTCGTTGCGCTCAAAGAGCAAAAACTTTAAGATTACCATCTTTTGGATCTGAACAATTTAGTTTTGATCTAAATGAATTTGCTCTTAAGTTTAGTCAGGATCGTCTTTTCCCTACAGAAGCTCGTCCAAAGCGTGGTAGAGTGAAAAAGGTGAAAACAGAGACTCAGGAAGAAACAGAAGTCCAGCCGGCTGTAGACCTACCATCAATTGCTACAGAGGTTGCTGCAGATGCCACCGAAGGTGTAAAGACATCTGAGGAAAAGGTACAGGGCAATTTAGTTCAAACTGTtataaaaagaaagagGGTGACTAAAAGAAGGACAAAAATGCTAAAACCTCGTTTGAGAAGGTCGAGAGAGGTATTTGATCGACAACCTACAAGCTTTAACAGCGTTTCCGaatatttccattatttgCGCACGATCCCACCCAGACTAACTTGGTGTGTTATTGACGACATCAAGCAACTAAAACGATTTATTCCACGCATGTCACAATTTACTACAAATGAAAGGAATCTTCAGGTAAAACTTCAGTATGTTGAGAGTGAGTTTTCAAGGGTAAAGTATGAACAGTATATATACAAGGCACCATCACCTCACGGAGAATTGTTGTTAAGCCTAACTAGAGGTGTTTACAGATATTATAAAAActtcttttccaaaatcacACTTTCTCATTTTCAATCTTTTGAGTCGAACTTGTCTGAGGGTTATTCAAGTGGTTTGAAGATTAATTCCTTTGTTAACTCTACGATTAAAAAGATAACTAAATTGCTTTGTGGAGATACACACAAGTGTAAATCCGCGTTAATGCTTCTCCTGGAGATTCTCCTTCTCTTTGATCACACAATGAAGGTATTCCTAAACCATGAATACTGGAATATACACCGCATtgaatggaagaaagaAATTGAACTGGTATATGGATCTTTAGCTTCTTACAAAGGGAAAGAAGATGGCTCAGCTTGTTTATGCAGTGCTAAGCCTAACGATGACGTTATACACAATATGACTTTGAATAGGGATACCATAATATTGGGAAAACTTTTGTATAGGGCTGCTGAAAAAGTGGGACTATTGTTTAGATATTTCGAAGTATTCTCCGGTGACTTGTCTATACCCATCAAGTACCTTCTTCCAATGAACACCATAAATTTTGATGGTGTAGTGTCCGAGCATAAGATTTTTAACTTTATTTCTGATGCAAACTATGGTAAGACATTGGTGTACTTCCCAGCTGGAGCACTAGAAGCTCATAACAAGCTCAAAGACTTTCTATCAAACTACACTAAATTTGAAAACACTCAAGATATTCTATACCTTACAGATCGCATGAAATCGTTTATAGACTTGGCTCCAGCGGAAACACTTGAAGTTAAAATTAAATTCATGAAGATTTTCAAGGTTACCCAGACGATTTCACCATCGCAAGTTGCAGTGGATGACTCAAAGATGGATACTAATGTGGATGATAAAACAAACgaaaatattgatgaaaatgctAGTAATGACCCTAGTGAATCTACTGGTGAAAATAACACAGAGATTCCTGAAAATAATGAGAATGTGGAACAAACCCCGAATCCCAATGGTACAGATGTTAGCACGTCCGAGGGTATGGATAAAACAAAGGAGATGGAGCCTGAACCTGTACAGAACATTGAGAATGCAGAATACGATCAGATAGACTATTGGTTTATAGAAGTGATTTGTGAAAGCATTCCATATGATGCTGAGGACGATACAGAGTGTACGAGCCAAGAGGAGTTGGATGAAGGAGATGGAACACTTATACCAAACCTACGCAAAATATGCAGAAATTTGTCAAGACTCGAAAAAACACGTGCAACACGTAAGACAACAGAAGAAGCGGTTTTTGTACCTAGAGGTTCTGGAGCTTCTCCATCTAAAACATTCGCAATTTTAGTTCCTATACTAAATATTGTGAAAACTTCAATTGTTATTGACCCGAAAATAGAGGAATTTTTAGTACCTCACACACTGGTTAACAAATCGTTACAACACATATGGAGGCAACCTATGCGTTGCAAACAACAGGCCACACAACAAAACGGAACAATTAGGCGGGCGAATTATGCATCTGCCGATATTTGGCGTTGTCTTGCAATAGAATGGCACGATAACAGAAAAGAACAACAGTTACATAACCTGTGGGATATCACCTCCTAA